The Vicia villosa cultivar HV-30 ecotype Madison, WI linkage group LG1, Vvil1.0, whole genome shotgun sequence genome includes a region encoding these proteins:
- the LOC131620317 gene encoding thaumatin-like protein 1b, producing the protein MAITRLALCLSFAFLFYVVGGAKVTFTNKCRYTVWPGTLTGDQKPQLSTTGFVLGPQATNSVDLPSPWSGRFWARTGCSNNNGKFSCATADCASGQVGCNGAGAIPPATLVEITVASNGGQDFYDVSNVDGFNVPVSVTPQGGRGDCKTSSCPANINTVCPAELQVKGSDGSVVTCKSACLQFNTDEYCCRGSHNTPATCPPSKYATIFKNQCHDAYSYAYDDKTGTFTCFGGPSYAITFCP; encoded by the exons ATGGCAATTACTCGTCTTGCTCTCTGCCTTAGCTTTGCATTCCTCTtctatg TGGTTGGAGGAGCCAAAGTGACATTCACAAACAAATGTAGATACACTGTATGGCCAGGAACACTAACCGGAGACCAAAAGCCTCAACTTTCAACAACTGGTTTTGTGCTGGGACCTCAAGCAACCAACTCAGTGGACCTTCCTTCTCCATGGTCAGGTCGCTTTTGGGCCCGAACCGGATGCTCAAACAACAACGGAAAGTTCAGTTGCGCAACGGCCGATTGCGCGTCTGGTCAAGTCGGGTGCAACGGTGCTGGCGCAATTCCTCCAGCAACTTTGGTTGAAATTACAGTAGCTTCAAATGGAGGACAAGATTTCTACGACGTGAGTAACGTCGACGGATTCAACGTGCCGGTGTCCGTAACTCCACAAGGTGGGAGAGGTGATTGCAAAACCTCGAGCTGTCCAGCGAATATCAACACTGTGTGTCCCGCTGAGCTTCAAGTGAAAGGCTCAGATGGAAGTGTGGTTACTTGTAAGAGTGCTTGTTTGCAGTTTAACACAGATGAATATTGTTGCCGTGGAAGTCATAATACACCGGCTACATGCCCACCCTCAAAATACGCTACGATTTTTAAGAATCAATGTCATGATGCTTATAGTTATGCATATGATGATAAAACTGGAACTTTCACTTGCTTTGGTGGACCTAGCTATGCTATCACCTTCTGTCCTTAA